In Granulicella mallensis MP5ACTX8, the sequence GGAATCGCGGGGATTCGGCTGTTTGGTTGAAGTTCGGCAACGACTAAAAACCAAATCGTGATGAAACCGTCCATTACGTAAGCCACTGCGATACAAACCACGACAAAGACATGACAATAAGCACAAATCTTTCTCCAGAAAGCGGGTTTACACTTTTGAGCATTGTGCCAGCGAGCACAAAGGAGAAAGTCATGCCGTCGACCCAGCGCTTTTCGCTACCCCTCCCTAAAAGTCGCCGGGTATGGCCACTCGCCTTTGCACTTTTTCTGGCCCCGATGACCGTTCAGGCGCAGGAGGCACAGATTGCGCCCCTTCCCCAGGACACGGTCGATGCCGCGCAGCCCGATCCACCGTCGGTCGTGGCTCGGATTAGCGTGCTCAACGGAAATGTCTCGCTGCAACCAGCGAGCGTTACCGACTTCACCCCCGCCGGCCTCAACTATCCGCTGACGACCGGGGACCGCCTCTATACCGACAACGGCGCCGATGCCGAACTCGAAACCGGACAGGTTTCCGTCCGGCTGGGCTCGCAGACCGATCTCACCGTCACCGCCATGACCGATCAGCTCGAGCAGTTCGGGCTGGCACAGGGCAGCGTGCATCTGCGCACCTTTACGCTCGACCAGGGAACGACGCTCGAACTCGACACCCCCAACGCCGCTGTAACGGTACTCGGGGCAGGCGATGTGCGGGTCGACGTCAACCCCGATACCGACACCGCCGTCTTCACCCTGCTCACCGGACAGGCCCAGGTCGAAGCCCAGGGCTTCCGGCAGACACTGCAGCCGGGCGAGTCGTTGCAGCTTACCGGAGCTAACCCGGTGACCCCGCAAGAGGTAGAGCGCACGCAGCCGGATGACCTCGACAGCTTCTCCGCCGAACGCGACGACAGCTACCAGGACGCTGCCTCCAGCGAAGAGGCCTATGTCGATCCGAACACCATCGGGGCGGAAGACCTCAACGGCTACGGAGACTGGGACAACTCCGCTGCCGACGGCGGACCTGTGTGGTATCCGACCGGAGTCGCCGTGGATTGGCAGCCCTATCGCAACGGGCGCTGGGCCTGGATCGCGCCCTGGGGATGGACCTGGGTCGAGGCTGAGCCCTGGGGATTCGCTCCCTTTCACTATGGCCGCTGGGCACGCTTCGGCAATCGCTGGGGATGGACGCCGGGGCCGCGGGTGAGACGTCCTGTCTATGCTCCTGCCCTGGTGATGTTCGTGGGCGGCGCGGGTGTTACCGCGTGGTTCCCCCTGGGGCCGCACGAGCACTATGAGCCGTGGTATCACGCCAGCGTGCGGTATCAGAATCGCGTCAACGAAAACCTTGCCGGCAATGGGGGGACGACCTTCTTCAATCCACACGGCACTGGACAGCCCGCTGCCGCCAATCATGTCTACGTCAATCGGCAGATTGCGACGGTGGCCATGCCTCAGCAGTCCTTTGCGAGCGGTCAACCGGTAGCCCGCAACGCACTACGGACGCTGCCACCGCAACTGGCGTCGGCTCCGCTGCTGTCTCATCCGCAGGTCACGCCGACACGGGAGATCGTAGCTTCAACTCCTGCGCGTGCAGTGCCACGTCAGATTGCGCGGCCTGCGCTCGAAACGCGCGCTCCGCAGAGTCAACCGACCTCCTCTCCGGCTGCATCTTCGGCGAGTGAGTTGTATACAACGGGAGGCAGGCAGCCTGCTGCACCTTCGAACAACTCCGAACTGCATGCCGTGCCTGCGGCCCGCCCGCTGGTCAATCGCGCAGTTCCTCCGCCGCCCAGCCCGAGCTTCGAGCAGCAGCGGCAGGCTATGGAAACCACCGAGCCGGGACGTCCTCTGAGTCCTCGGCAGATGGAGAATGTTCGCGAGAATCGGCCAGTCGGGTTACCGCAGCAGCAGGCGCCGCACTTCGCGCCTCCTCCGCCCCATCCCATGCCTCAGCCGGTCGTTCACCCTGCGCCTGCGCCGAGTGGAGGCAAGCATTAGGGCCTGATATCTAAACGGTATTGGAACAGGAAGGCCCCAGAAGTATCATCTCGGCCGAAGGGCGTGGAAACGCCCTAAATTCGATTTCAGAGCCCCGCGCCGCCGACGCCTCGACGGCGCGGGGCTCTGAAATCATCGGCCGTTACGGCTTCTGAGCGGGCTGCTTCGTGCCAGTGCTGAGGTTCGCGGCAAGTGGGGTAACAACCGGGGTTGCGGCCCCGATCAACTCGGTCAGGCTGTTGCCAGCTCCGTTTCCAGTCCAGACATTCCCCGAGCCATCGATTGCGACGTGGGTGGGCTCGTTGAGACCTCCGCCGGTGTAGCCGCCCGGAGGAGAGATGGGCGTCCCCGTGGAGTTGAACTCGCTTAGGGTGGCGCCAAGGCGGTTTGCGGCCCAGACATTCCCGGAGCCGTCGATCGCCACGTCATCCGGTCCGTTGAGACCACCGCCGCCGTAGCCTCCAGAGAGAGCAACCCCCGAAGAATTAAATTCGCTGAAGCTGTTACCGAAGTTTGCGATCCAGGCATTCCCGGAATCATCGATCGCCACGGCTTCCGGCTCGTTGAGACCGCCGACGCCCGAAGGACTGGCGATGGGTTGCCCAGAGGCGTTGAACTCGCTTGCGCTGCTGCCAAAGATGTTTGTGACCCAAATATTCCCGGAGCCGTCGATCGCCAGCGCTTCAGGATCGTTGAGACCGCCACCGGTGATCTGGGAGATGGGCGTCCGCGTAGAAGGGTTGAACTCGGTCAGGCTGTTGCCACCAGTCTCCGCAACCCAGATATTGCCAAAGCCGTCGATCGCGATACCTTGCGGGTCGTTGATACCGCCACCGCTAATGCCTGCGGGACCGGTGATCGCGGTCCCGGAGGAGCTGAACTCGCTCAGGCTCGTGTTCAAGGGATTGCTGACCCAGACATTCCCGGAAGTCTCGATCGCCAGAAAGCCATCGCCACTGAGGCCGCCGCCGGTATAGCCCGTGGGGCCGGAGAGAACCGCTCCCAAAGAGCTGAACTCGCTCAGGCTGGCGGCATTGCCGTTTGCAATCCAGACATTCCCGGCGCCGTCGATCGCCACAGGGCCCGGGAATTGTAGACCGCCGCCTACGAATGCGACGCCGAGAGTGAAGTTGTTAGTGGAAGTAAGGAAGGGCTGGAAAGGGCTTCCGTTATTTGCCAGACCGAGCAGGTTGGTAATCTGGACGGTCGGATTGTGCGCGATATTGATCGCCGCCATGGCCGTATCGGTGGGCGTCGCACCTGTCGTGCCGCCACTCAGAGCATTACTGAAGAGCGGGGTGCAGGCGCTGCCGCCGGTGGAGTTGATGCAGGACGCGAGGATATCCGCCAGGGTGTTGATCTCGCTCACCGGAACGGTACCGTTCCCCGCTGGGGTCGTCGTCAGCGGCTGACCTGTCGTCTGCCCGACGATGTTCAACGCAGTGTTGAAGGCATTGGTGATGCCGGTCCCCGCCAGGGCATGTCCTGTTACGGCACTGGGTGCTCCAATATGAGTCGGATCGACCGCAAAACCCGCCAGGGCATAGGCTGCGGCGACGGTTGTGACCTCGTTCATAAACACGAACGGGATGTTGGCGATCGTGCTGCACGCACCGACCACAGCCATCAGACCCACTGAGGTGTTGGGGACTGGGGTGGGGTCCGGTTGCGGGTCGCCCTCCGTGGAATACAGATACAGCAACTGGTCGTTGCCTGCGGTTGCCGTGCAGTTGATCGTCCCGGCAAGACTGAAGTTCCCGCTAGCGTCCGTAGTCACATAGTGGCCGAACGAATCGGACGGCAAGCTGCCCGAGGTCAGCACATCCGTCGCAGCCGAAGCGTAACCGCTGGTTCCGGCTGCAAGCAGATGGACATGAGACCCAAAGAGAGGCTGCTGGCCTCCATGCGTGACGCCTTTGATACTGAAGGAAGTCGCGGTAGAAGAGTCAGCGGAACCGCCGAAGTTAGCAGAGCATCCGCTCAAGGACAGCACCACGCCAACCAGGGCCGGAACAGCCAACCTGGGAAAGAGACCCGATCTTGCAGGGAACATGATTGATGCCGATACAGAGGCGCTATTTTTCACTTTTCAATTCCTTGGGTGTGAAATATCGTCAAGATCCATGCAGGGAGCCGTAGTGAGTCCAAAAGGGGCAGGAGCCCCGACGACTAACATAAAGATTCCCTGATGCTCTATCTTGTACGCGAAAGAGATTGCCGAATTCAAGGCAGGCCGCTGGTGTTTGAGAGCGCCGCGCCGCCGAAGTTCCGCGGCGCGGCTCTACCCTCATCAGCCGTTACGGCTTCTGAGCGGGTTGCTTCGTGCCAGTGGTGAGATTCGCCTGCATCGGAGTCACAACCGGCGCTGCAGCTCCGATGAACTCGGTCAGAGCGTTGTTACGTGTGTTTGTGACCCACACATTCCCGGCACCATCGATCGCAAGGCTTTGCGGCGATTTGAGACCTCCGGTATAGCCCGTGGAGCCGGAGAGAGCCACACCGGAAGGGTTGAACTCGCTCAGAACGTCGTTACCTATGTTTGAAACCCACACATTCCCGGCACCATCGATCGCGATGGCTTCCGGCTCGTTGAGGCCTCCACCGGTATAGCCCGCGCTACCGGAGAGGGCCACACCGGAGGAGTTGAACTCGCTCACGCTGCCGGTCCCGTTTGCGACCCAGACCTCATTGGAGCCATCGACTGCAATCGCGATCGGATCGACGAGACCACCACCGCTGTAATTGGATACGGCCATGCCTGCGGAGTTGAACTCGCTCACGGTGCCGCTACCCATGTTTGCGGCCCACACGTTATTAGAGCCATCGATCGCGACGCCGTCGGGGAGATTGACATTGTTGCCGGCGTGCGGGATGCCGACCGTTTCGGAGAAATCGAGCTCGGTCAGGGTGCTGTTAGAAAGGTTTGCCGTCCAATGATTGCCGAGCCCATCGATTGCAATGCTGGTCGGGCCGGCTATACCTGCGCCAGTGATCTCAGAGATGACCGCCCCCGAAGACGTAAACTTGGCCAGGTCGTTGCCAATGTTGCTTGTGACCCAGACAGTCCCGGAGTTATCGATCGCAATGCTGGTCGGGAGATTGAGAACGCCAGCACCGCTGTAGCCCGCGGAGCCGGAGATCGCCGCCCCCAAAGGACTGAGTTTGCTCAAGCTATTGACCAGATTGGCTGCCCAGACATTTCCGGAGCCATCGATCGCGACACAAAAGGGTTGGTTGAGACCGCCGCCGGTGTAGGAGACCGTCAGGGTGAAGTCATTGGCTGTAGTCAGGAACGGCTGGAAGGGACTGCCATTATTTGCCAGGCCCAGCAGGCTGGAGACCTGGACTGCCGGATTGTGCGCAATATTCATCGCCGCCGCCACCGTATCGCTCGATGCCGAAGTATTGGTATCCGTGAAGAGCGTAGCGCAGCCACTGGAACCAGGACCGGTTGAGTTGACGCAGCCTGCCAGGATGTCCGCCAGCGTGTTGATCTCGGTCACCGGAACGGTGCCGTTGCCCGCCGGGGTGGTCGCCAACGGCTGCCCTGTCGTCTGCCCCACGATGTTGAGCGCGGTGTTGAAGGCGTTGGTGATGCCGGTTCCCGCCAGAGCGTGTCCCGCTACAGCACTAGGGGCACCGATATGAGCGCCATCGATAGCAAAGCCCGAGAGAGCGTAGGCGGCAGCGACGGTTGTCACTTCGTTCATGTAGACGAACGGAATGTTGCCGATAGTGCTGCACGCGCCGACTACAGCCAACAGGCTCGCCGACGGATTGGGGACGGGAGTGGGATCCGTTCCTTCACCACCCGGCTGCGGATCGCCCTCCGTGGAGTAAAGATAAAGCAACTGATCATTGCCTGCGGTTGCCGTGCAGTTGACCGCCCCGGCAAGGCTGAAGTTGCCACCGGCGTCCGTAGTAACGTAGTGGCCAAACAAATCGGTCGGCAAGCTGCCCAGGGTCAGCACGTCCGTTGCAGCGGAGGCGTAACCACTGGTTCCAGCCGCCAGTAAATGGACGTGGCTGCCAAAGAGCGGCTGCTGCCCTCCGTGGGCGATGCCTTTGATACTGAACGAGGTCGCGGTAGAAGTGGCAGCGGAACCGCCGAAGTTCGCAGAGCATCCGCTCAAGGAGAGCACCATGCACGCCAAGGCCGGAGCAGCCAACCTGGGGGAGAGACCGGATCTTGCAGGGAACATGACTGATGCCGATACAGAGGCGCTATTTTTCACTTTTCATTCCTTGGGTGAAATATCGTCAAGATCCATGCAGGCAACGGTCTTAAGTCCACCGTAGTGGAAGCCCGGACAAACAGCATAAATTTCCTGATCTTGTACCTTGTACCCGAAAGAGGTTGGCGAATTCAAGGAAAACCTGCGGGATTTCTTCATAAATTACCCGGGAAATCCGTTGGAGTTACAGCGCGTAGGAACACTGCTCCCCTCTGTCCTGCAACGATCCGGTTCGATTATTCGCCAAACGGGTGGGGCCCGGTGATCTTCCAGGATTTGCCGGCCATGAGTATCCAGGCATAGCGCATTCCAACGATAGCGAACAAGAGTTGCAGCGCCGCAAGGCTGAAATGCCCGACAAAGAGTTGGATCAGCGGCGCAAACAAGAACAGCGGATAGAACCAAAGAGGCACTTCATGCGATCCGACGAGAACCATGGTCGAAGCCAGAACGACCGCCATATAGGTCAACAACGCGGCCATCACCTGGTAACGGCGTCCACCGAAGCCATAGGAGCCAACGCGCATCGCCTTGCCAATGGCATAGCCGACACCGATCGCGGCGAAGACCATCCACGAGCCGCCGGTAAGCCGGTAGAGCGAGAAATAGACGAGACCTGACATCGCGGCGGCAAGGACTCCGGTAGCGATGGACCGCAGGAACACGCCCGAGGTATTCGCAGCCTGCATGGCACCCACGCGCGCAGCACACGGACCACAGACACGGTGCTGGTCCACGCTGAAGTACTCACCAGCCAGCCCGCGGGTGCAGAACTCGCAGTTCTCTGCGAGGGGAGCGGCGCTACCGTACTCGGCGCGATGGAAGTTAAGGGAATCGAGGGGCATCAGTTGATGTTACCGGGCAAACGGATGCCGCACGGCTCCCGGCTCGCCAGAGGTCATGCGCCAGGCCGCGCGGAGTCCGATAAAGAGGATGAACAGGCCGAGGATCGCGCCACCGGGGGAATGCTGGAACTCGAGAAACGGTTTCATCAAGCCAAAGCGCCCAAGGAAGTACAGGACGCGCGGCGACAGGAGAATCCCTTGGTCTTTGATCTCCCACCACAGCAGAAGCGAGTTGCCAAAGGCTACTGCAAGACAGGTCAGGATGAGCGCTGCCACCTGGTAAGGACGCCCGCCGCGGCCATTGGAGCCCATCGTCATCGCCTTGGCGACGAGGTAAGCCACGCCAATGGAGAGATATCCGATCTGGATATGCGTAATCCCGATAAACGCAGCGTAGACGATTGCCCCCGCAATGGCGCCGGCGATGCCAAAAGCAATCGCGCGAAGAAAAATCGCCGAATCGAAGGCCGGAGGAACAGCGGGCGGACCGAGGTACTCTGCTTGATCGAAGGTCGGAGGAGTGAGGGACATGGCGGTTGCAGCGAAGAATACCAGAGTTGAGATCGCGGCTTCGTCAATTTCCTGAGATAACTGGGGAGTTTCAGGTCTCAGCCCTGTCTATCCCACAGTCGCCATGAGAAAATATAGTTGATGATTTCCGTCTCTAATGTGACCATGCGCTACGGCGCAAAGCTGCTCTTCGAGGACGTCTCCGTGACGTTCACCACCGGCCGTCGCTACGGCCTGACCGGCCCCAACGGCGCTGGTAAATCCACCTTCATGAAGGTTCTGACCGGCGAGATCGATGCCCAGAAGGGCACCGTCGTCCGCCCCAAGAAGCTCGGCGTGCTGAAGCAGAACCAGTACGAGTTCGACGCCTATCGCGTCGTCGACACCGTCATTATGGGCAACAAGTCCCTATGGGCGGCGATGGAAGAGCGCGAGATCATCTACAACAAGCCTGAGATGACCGATGAAGACGGCTCGCGGCTGGGTGAGCTCGAAGGCATCGTCGGCGATGAGGACGGCTATGAGGCCGAGGCCAACGCCGCCGTCCTGCTCCAGGGTCTGGACATCCCCGATGAGCTCCATGACCGCAAGATGAGCGAACTGCAGGGCGGCCAGAAGGTGCGCGTGCTGCTGGCGCAGGCGTTGTTCGGCAATCCTCAGGCCTTGCTGCTGGACGAGCCTACGAACTATCTCGATCTCGAATCCATCCACTGGCTCGAGGAGTTTCTCAATCGCTACGACGGCACCGTCATCACCATCTCGCATGATCGGCACTTCCTCAATAATGTCTGCACACACATCGCCGACATCGACTACGAGACGATCATCACCTACAACGGCGGCTACGACGACATGGTGCTGCAGAAGACCAGCGTCCGCACCCGCATCGAGAGCCAGAACGAGCAGCGCGAAAAGAAGATCGCTCAACTCAACGACTTCATCGCCCGCTTCTCGGCCGGTACGCGCTCCTCGCAGGTGAACTCGCGTAAGAAGGAAGTCGAGCGCCTGGCTACCAGCGAACTGGCTCGCTCCAACATCGCGCGCCCCTTCATTGCCTTCAAGATGGAGCGGCCCTCCGGCAAGAACGTTCTCGAGTTCGAGAAGGTCAACAAGTCCTACTCGCAGCCGGACGGCAAGACCGAGCACGTCATTAACAACTTCACGGCGTCTGTAAACCGTGGCGACAAGGTGGTTCTCATCGGCCGTAACGGCCAGGGCAAGACCACGCTGCTAAAGGCCCTGCTGGCCAACGGTCCGGGTGTTGAGGAGAAGGACGTCTCGATCGACTCGGGCACCGTGAAGTGGGGCCACGAGGTACAGATCGGCTACTTCGCGCAGGACCACAAGGGTTCCATCCAGCTCGGCATGACGGCCAGCGACTGGCTGCACCAGTACGATCCGAAGGCCACGAAGGAAGACATTCGCGGCATCCTCGGCCAGATGCTCTTCCGCGGCGAGGAAGGCCTGAAGAAGACCGACGCCCTCTCCGGCGGCGAGGCCGCGCGCCTGCTCTTCTGCAAGATCATGCTGCAGAAGCCGAACGTGCTGGTGCTCGACGAACCGACGAACCATCTTGACCTAGAGAGCATCAACGCGCTCAACCAGGCGATCCAGAAGTACGAAGGCACGGTCTTCCTCGTCACGCACGATCAAGACCTGATCGAAGAGGCGGGTACGCGCATCTGGCACTTCGAAGGCGGCCCCACCGACTTCCGCATCACCGATCACAAGGGACCGTACGAGGAGTATCAAGAGCAGCTCAAGATGACTGCGAAATAACTCCTACCCCTTCTGCAAGAACAGGTCTGCGCAGTAGACCTGTTCTTGTTGTTGTTTTTCTGGTTGTCATTCCCGCAGGGAATCTGCTGTCTGTCGGCACAACACCGATATTTTGTGAAAACGTTGGCCAGGGCAAGGCTCGCACCATGCCCTGGTCCTCTATGCATGCAGGAAGAATTGTCAGGGTACGAACAAACAGCAGATTCCCTCCGGGAATGACAACCAGAAAAGCAACAACTAGAAAAGCAACAGCAAAGACATCGCCACCTGATTCTTCGCCCCTCCCCGCACAACCGTTGCCGCGTTCCAGCAGTCTGATAGCTTGGAACCTGTATGAAGAAGAGCAGCGTATACCGCCTCTTGATGACGGGCGCGATCCTTGTTGTAGCGCTGAATACGTGGATGGTCGGACGGGCGCTGAATAAGCTGTTCACGACGCAGGGCTGGCTGTCGCAGACCCTGGACGTTTTGTCGCACACCGAGAACCTGGCCCTGAATATGCGCTCGGCCGATAGCGCTGTCCGAGGATATATCCTCACGGGCTCACCCACCTTCGAGAGGCAGTATCATGCCTCGTCCCAGGGCGTGTTCGCGGAGCTCGACCAGGTCCAACGCCTCACGGCCGACAGCGTTACACAGCAGCAGCGCATCGCGTTCCTGCGCACCCGTGTGGCTGCCAAGATGGGAACGCTCGACGCGGCCAATGCAATGCGCACCGGCAACGCTCGAGCCCCAATCGAACCGGCACTGCTCGAGCCCCTGCTCACCGACTTTCCCGGCGGTGGCCAGAGCGTCTCCTACGCTATCAGCCAGATCGAATCCGAAGAGCATCGCCTGCTCATCGACCGCACGCGTGAGACGAAGAATGCCAGCCAGGAGGTGTGGATCAGCTTTATCGCTATCTCCCTGCTCGACATCCTTCTGATCGCAGCCGCCTTCGAACAACTGGTCCGCGCCCACCGCAGCCATCTCCAGATCGCCGAAGGAGCGGCCTCCATCGAGGCTCTCAACAATGAACTGACGCGGGTCAACACCGAACTCGAAGCCCGCGTGGAGGAGAGGACCCAGGAGTTGGCCCAGTCCAACCAGGAGCTTGAGGCCTTCAGCTATTCCGTCTCGCACGACCTGCGCGCTCCCCTGCGCACCATCGATGGATTTTCCCTGGCGCTGATGGAGGACTTTGCTGAGAACCTGAACGATGAAGGCCGTGACTACATCGCGCGCATCCGCAATGGAGTACAGCGCATGGGCATGCTGATCGATTCCCTGCTGCAGCTCTCGCGCGTGACCCGTTCCGAGGTCCATCGCGAGCGCATCGATCTCTCCCAGCTTGCCACCCTGGTGTTCGATGAGCTGGCCGCCGGCGATCCCGACCGAAAGATTCAGTTCATCCCCCAGCCGGGAGTCCTGGCACAAGCCGATCCGCGCTTGGTGCGTATTGCGCTGGAAAACCTGATCGGCAACGCCTGGAAATTTACCTCACGGACCACAGACGCACGCATCGAGTTCGGCAGTGACGTGCGGGAGGACGTCACCGTATACTTCATTCGGGACAACGGTGCGGGCTTCGACATGCAATACGTCGACCGTCTGTTCACAGCCTTCCAGCGCCTGCACGGGGATCGCGATTTTAAAGGCTCCGGTATCGGCCTGGCGACCGTCTCACGTATTATCCGCCGGCATCAGGGTTCGATCTGGGCTGAGAGCGAACTTGGCCACGGCGCAACCTTTTTCTTCAGCCTCGCCGCGTGATGCCCTCTGGGCCCCGCGGCGCGCACCGTTATAGGAAGGGATTTGATTGGCTATGATTCTCCTGGTAGAAGACGATCCGGACCACGAAGCACTGGCCATGAGAGCGCTTCGCAAAGCCAACGTGGCCAATGAGATTCGCGTTGCGCGCGATGGCACCGAAGCCATCGAATATCTCAACGGCATCGCCACCGGAAACCCCATACCCCAGCTTGTGCTGCTCGACCTCAAGCTGCCCAAGGTCGATGGCCTCGAGGTGCTGCGCACCATTCGCGCGTCCGATAAGACAGCCATTTTGCCCGTGGTCGTGCTGACCTCGTCGGACGAAGAGCGCGACATCGTCGCCAGCTATCGCCTTGGCGTGAACAGCTATATCCGCAAGCCCGTAAACTTTACCGACTTCGCCGAGGCAACGAAACAGCTCGGCATGTATTGGTTGTTGCTGAATCAATGCCCACCGTCGCAATAAACCCCGAAGCGCTGCTACGTGTCCTCATCATCGAGGACTACGAAGAGGACGCGCTGTTGCTCCAACGCCATCTCGCACGCGCGGGATATAAGGTCGACGCGCGCCGCATCGAGACGGCTGCGGAGCTGAAGGCCGCCCTGGAAGAGCCCGCGGCCTGGGATCTCGTTATCGCCGACTACACGCTGCCGACCTTCGGCGCGCGCGATGCCCTGAAGCTGATTCAGAAGAGCGGCATAGACCTTCCCTTCATCATCGTGTCGGGCACGATCGACGAGGTCTCGGCCGTCAATGCCATGCGCGCCGGGGCACACGACTATGTGCTGAAGGGCCACCTCGAACGCCTGCTCCCGGCCATCGAACGCGAACTGGCGGATTCGGCCCTGCGCCAGGAGCGGCTGCGCACCGAGGCGGAGTTGCGCCTCGCCCAGCAGCGCTTCTCGGCGACCTTCAATCAGGCTGCGGTCGGCATGGCCCACACCTCCATCGAAGGACGCTTCCTGCTGGTCAATCAGCGTTTAGCCGGCATGCTGGGAGAGCCCATCGACAAGCTGCTGGCACTGCAGTTGCGTGACTTCCTGCTGGCATCCGAACGCGAGCTGGACCGCACCATCCATGCCGAACTGATCTCGGGAGGAAGAAGCGGCTATCGCGTGGAGCGCACCCTCATCCGCCACGATGGCTCGACCTTTCCCGCGCAACTGACCGCTTCCCTGCTCAAACCGGACGGCCATCTTCACCCCACGGTGCTGTGGGTCGTGGAAGATATCTCCGCGCGTAAGGCCGCGGAGAAAGAGACCACCGAGCTGATGACGAGGCTCATCAACTCCGAGCGATTGGCTGCCGCCGGGCGCATGGCCAACACGCTCGCGCACGAGATCAACAATCCTCTCGAAGCGCTGACCAACCTCTTCTACCTGCTGCAGACGCATGAAGACCTGCCCTCACAATCACGCGAGCTGGTCGAGATCGCCGCGAGAGAGATCGAACGCGTGGGTCATATTACGCGCTCGACGCTGAGCTTCTATCGCAAGCTACCCGGTCGCACCATCGATCTGCGCACCATGCTCGAAGAGGTCGTCCAGCTCTTCCAGTCGCGCGCGCGCCAGCACAATGTAAAGATCAACACTCGCTATGCGGACGACACGAGTTCCGTGCACTACGATCCGGCGCTGCGACAGGTCTTCGCTAACCTGGTCGGCAACGCCCTGGAGGCCATGGAAGGACG encodes:
- a CDS encoding DUF6600 domain-containing protein, giving the protein MPSTQRFSLPLPKSRRVWPLAFALFLAPMTVQAQEAQIAPLPQDTVDAAQPDPPSVVARISVLNGNVSLQPASVTDFTPAGLNYPLTTGDRLYTDNGADAELETGQVSVRLGSQTDLTVTAMTDQLEQFGLAQGSVHLRTFTLDQGTTLELDTPNAAVTVLGAGDVRVDVNPDTDTAVFTLLTGQAQVEAQGFRQTLQPGESLQLTGANPVTPQEVERTQPDDLDSFSAERDDSYQDAASSEEAYVDPNTIGAEDLNGYGDWDNSAADGGPVWYPTGVAVDWQPYRNGRWAWIAPWGWTWVEAEPWGFAPFHYGRWARFGNRWGWTPGPRVRRPVYAPALVMFVGGAGVTAWFPLGPHEHYEPWYHASVRYQNRVNENLAGNGGTTFFNPHGTGQPAAANHVYVNRQIATVAMPQQSFASGQPVARNALRTLPPQLASAPLLSHPQVTPTREIVASTPARAVPRQIARPALETRAPQSQPTSSPAASSASELYTTGGRQPAAPSNNSELHAVPAARPLVNRAVPPPPSPSFEQQRQAMETTEPGRPLSPRQMENVRENRPVGLPQQQAPHFAPPPPHPMPQPVVHPAPAPSGGKH
- a CDS encoding NHL repeat-containing protein, with the translated sequence MFPARSGLFPRLAVPALVGVVLSLSGCSANFGGSADSSTATSFSIKGVTHGGQQPLFGSHVHLLAAGTSGYASAATDVLTSGSLPSDSFGHYVTTDASGNFSLAGTINCTATAGNDQLLYLYSTEGDPQPDPTPVPNTSVGLMAVVGACSTIANIPFVFMNEVTTVAAAYALAGFAVDPTHIGAPSAVTGHALAGTGITNAFNTALNIVGQTTGQPLTTTPAGNGTVPVSEINTLADILASCINSTGGSACTPLFSNALSGGTTGATPTDTAMAAINIAHNPTVQITNLLGLANNGSPFQPFLTSTNNFTLGVAFVGGGLQFPGPVAIDGAGNVWIANGNAASLSEFSSLGAVLSGPTGYTGGGLSGDGFLAIETSGNVWVSNPLNTSLSEFSSSGTAITGPAGISGGGINDPQGIAIDGFGNIWVAETGGNSLTEFNPSTRTPISQITGGGLNDPEALAIDGSGNIWVTNIFGSSASEFNASGQPIASPSGVGGLNEPEAVAIDDSGNAWIANFGNSFSEFNSSGVALSGGYGGGGLNGPDDVAIDGSGNVWAANRLGATLSEFNSTGTPISPPGGYTGGGLNEPTHVAIDGSGNVWTGNGAGNSLTELIGAATPVVTPLAANLSTGTKQPAQKP
- a CDS encoding NHL repeat-containing protein yields the protein MFPARSGLSPRLAAPALACMVLSLSGCSANFGGSAATSTATSFSIKGIAHGGQQPLFGSHVHLLAAGTSGYASAATDVLTLGSLPTDLFGHYVTTDAGGNFSLAGAVNCTATAGNDQLLYLYSTEGDPQPGGEGTDPTPVPNPSASLLAVVGACSTIGNIPFVYMNEVTTVAAAYALSGFAIDGAHIGAPSAVAGHALAGTGITNAFNTALNIVGQTTGQPLATTPAGNGTVPVTEINTLADILAGCVNSTGPGSSGCATLFTDTNTSASSDTVAAAMNIAHNPAVQVSSLLGLANNGSPFQPFLTTANDFTLTVSYTGGGLNQPFCVAIDGSGNVWAANLVNSLSKLSPLGAAISGSAGYSGAGVLNLPTSIAIDNSGTVWVTSNIGNDLAKFTSSGAVISEITGAGIAGPTSIAIDGLGNHWTANLSNSTLTELDFSETVGIPHAGNNVNLPDGVAIDGSNNVWAANMGSGTVSEFNSAGMAVSNYSGGGLVDPIAIAVDGSNEVWVANGTGSVSEFNSSGVALSGSAGYTGGGLNEPEAIAIDGAGNVWVSNIGNDVLSEFNPSGVALSGSTGYTGGLKSPQSLAIDGAGNVWVTNTRNNALTEFIGAAAPVVTPMQANLTTGTKQPAQKP
- a CDS encoding ABC-F family ATP-binding cassette domain-containing protein translates to MISVSNVTMRYGAKLLFEDVSVTFTTGRRYGLTGPNGAGKSTFMKVLTGEIDAQKGTVVRPKKLGVLKQNQYEFDAYRVVDTVIMGNKSLWAAMEEREIIYNKPEMTDEDGSRLGELEGIVGDEDGYEAEANAAVLLQGLDIPDELHDRKMSELQGGQKVRVLLAQALFGNPQALLLDEPTNYLDLESIHWLEEFLNRYDGTVITISHDRHFLNNVCTHIADIDYETIITYNGGYDDMVLQKTSVRTRIESQNEQREKKIAQLNDFIARFSAGTRSSQVNSRKKEVERLATSELARSNIARPFIAFKMERPSGKNVLEFEKVNKSYSQPDGKTEHVINNFTASVNRGDKVVLIGRNGQGKTTLLKALLANGPGVEEKDVSIDSGTVKWGHEVQIGYFAQDHKGSIQLGMTASDWLHQYDPKATKEDIRGILGQMLFRGEEGLKKTDALSGGEAARLLFCKIMLQKPNVLVLDEPTNHLDLESINALNQAIQKYEGTVFLVTHDQDLIEEAGTRIWHFEGGPTDFRITDHKGPYEEYQEQLKMTAK
- a CDS encoding sensor histidine kinase gives rise to the protein MRTGNARAPIEPALLEPLLTDFPGGGQSVSYAISQIESEEHRLLIDRTRETKNASQEVWISFIAISLLDILLIAAAFEQLVRAHRSHLQIAEGAASIEALNNELTRVNTELEARVEERTQELAQSNQELEAFSYSVSHDLRAPLRTIDGFSLALMEDFAENLNDEGRDYIARIRNGVQRMGMLIDSLLQLSRVTRSEVHRERIDLSQLATLVFDELAAGDPDRKIQFIPQPGVLAQADPRLVRIALENLIGNAWKFTSRTTDARIEFGSDVREDVTVYFIRDNGAGFDMQYVDRLFTAFQRLHGDRDFKGSGIGLATVSRIIRRHQGSIWAESELGHGATFFFSLAA
- a CDS encoding response regulator, translating into MILLVEDDPDHEALAMRALRKANVANEIRVARDGTEAIEYLNGIATGNPIPQLVLLDLKLPKVDGLEVLRTIRASDKTAILPVVVLTSSDEERDIVASYRLGVNSYIRKPVNFTDFAEATKQLGMYWLLLNQCPPSQ